One segment of Babesia bigemina genome assembly Bbig001, chromosome : II DNA contains the following:
- a CDS encoding bystin family protein, putative: MKQRVAKKGGRGKASTSTKKNDYRNKKSRNVKAQSHHDDDDLSDVEAEYLEDIPEAIAKQIHQLANENDRESRKVALANDAEFLEQDALISDTLKDISGFMPEKDVPNSSVEIGQLSKVLFKSASQEDEQLSKIRELYTSIGVYLSKFKSGNLPKAFKVLPNFENWEELVGLTCPENWTPNAMYLVTHIFASNMTDSKVEIFYNKILLPTIRKDIRNGKKLNYHLYMALKKAVFKPVAWFKGIIVPMVEEGCSYKEAAIIGNVLRRISIPVLHASAFILRLCQCQKWFGSSSFIMSILLQKGYNLPKKVVEECVRYFCKFEGFEDQLPVIWHQSLLTLVTSYKHYFSTEDYARIQKLIRVHAHAQITPVISHLLSCTVNEVEM; this comes from the exons ATGAAGCAGAGGGTCGCCAAGAAGGGAGGGCGAGGCAAGGCCTCGACTTCCACCAAAAAAAATGACTATCGCAACAAAAAAAGCCGCAACGTCAAGGCTCAGTCTCAccatgacgatgatgacctGTCTGACGTCGAGGCGGAGTACCTCGAGGACATCCCCGAGGCTATCGCAAAGCAGATCCACCAGCTGGCCAATGAGAACGACCGCGAGTCTCGCAA GGTGGCATTGGCCAACGACGCTGAATTCCTGGAGCAGGATGCGCTTATTTCCGACACACTAAAGGATATCTCCGGTTTCATGCCGGAGAAGGATGTGCCCAACAGCAGCGTCGAGATCGGGCAGCTCAGCAAGGTCCTGTTCAAGTCTGCCTCCCAAGAGGATGAGCAACTGAGCAAGATCAGAGAGCTGTACACGTCAATTGGCGTGTACCTCTCCAAATTCAAGAGTGGTAACTTGCCCAAGGCCTTCAAGGTGCTCCCCAATTTTGAGAACTGGGAAGAGCTCGTGGGTCTCACGTGCCCGGAGAACTGGACGCCCAACGCCATGTACCTGGTCACACACATATTCGCCTCTAATATGACCGACTCCAAG GTTGAGATATTCTACAACAAAATCCTGTTGCCCACGATACGGAAGGATATCCGCAACGGGAAAAAGTTGAATTACCATCTCTATATGGCTCTAAAAAAGGCCGTCTTCAAGCCGGTGGCGTGGTTCAAGGGTATAATTGTGCCCATGGTCGAGGAG GGTTGCAGTTACAAGGAGGCTGCCATCatcggcaacgtgctgcgcCGAATATCGATCCCCGTGTTGCACGCATCCGCGTTCATTCTGCGCCTGTGCCAGTGCCAGAAGTGGTTCGGAAGCAGCAGTTTCATAATGTCAATTCTGCTGCAAAAGGGGTACAATCTGCCTAAGAAG GTGGTCGAGGAATGCGTTCGCTACTTTTGCAAGTTCGAGGGGTTCGAGGACCAGCTGCCCGTCATCTGGCATCAGTCACTCTTGACGCTGGTGACGAGCTACAAGC ACTACTTCAGCACCGAGGACTACGCGCGTATTCAGAAGCTAATACGAGTTCACGCTCACGCGCAAATCACGCCGGTGATCAGTCACCTGTTATCGTGCACTGTAAACGAAGTAGAAATGTAG
- a CDS encoding 60S ribosomal protein L36, putative: MAAKKEMKIDPARSGIVAGLNKGHINTAIPLVKSVRASRRKGLKTNRNALVSEVIREVCGFAPYERHMIELIKTGSASAQKRALKFAKKRLGTLRRAKAKNDEMMRVVELQRKRRN, from the exons ATGGCCGCGAAGAAGGAAATGAAGATCGACCCCGCCAGGTCTGGCATCGTCG CCGGTTTGAACAAGGGCCACATCAACACCGCCATTCCCTTGGTCAAGAGCGTGCGCGCTAGCCGCAGGAAGGGTTTGAAAACCAATCGTAACGCACTTGTGTCGGAGGTCATCCGCGAGGTCTGTGGTTTCGCCCCGTACGAGCGCCACATGATCGAGCTCATCAAGACCGGCTCAGCTTCTGCGCAGAAGCGCGCCCTGAAGTTCGCCAAGAAGCGCCTGGGTACCCTGCGCCGCGCCAAGGCCAAGAACGACGAGATGATGCGCGTGGTCGAGTTGCAGCGCAAGCGCAGAAACTAA